The proteins below are encoded in one region of Arthrobacter sp. CJ23:
- the glmU gene encoding bifunctional UDP-N-acetylglucosamine diphosphorylase/glucosamine-1-phosphate N-acetyltransferase GlmU: MSPETTGPAAVIVLAAGAGTRMKSRTPKILHEIGGRSMVGHALLAARAIAPRQLALVVRHERDLVAAHVSALDPEAVIVDQDDTPGTGRAVQVALEALDALGELSGTVVVTYGDVPLLTGELLGELVAAHEAEHNAVTVLTAVLDDATGYGRILRAADGTVTGIREHKDATDAERAIREVNSGIYAFEASVLRAALAQVTTDNAQGEMYLTDVIGLARDAGGRVSAVVTEDRWQVEGANDRIQLSALGAEHNRRIIESWMRAGVTVVDPATTWIDATVTLDEDVRLLPNTQLHGTTTVARDAVVGPDTTLTDVVVGEAAKVTRTHGSGSTIGAKASVGPFTYLRPGTVLGETGKIGAFYETKNVTIGRGSKLSHLGYAGDAEIGEDTNIGCGNITANYDGEKKHRTVIGSGVRTGSNTVFVAPVTVGDGAYSGAGTVIRKDVPPGALALSLAAQRNADGWVLANRQGSNSAQLAQAAQEALLAATPQTSQSPATIEEGKQA; the protein is encoded by the coding sequence GTGAGCCCCGAAACCACCGGCCCCGCCGCGGTCATCGTTCTGGCTGCAGGTGCCGGTACGCGCATGAAGTCGCGGACTCCCAAGATTCTCCATGAAATCGGCGGCCGTTCCATGGTGGGCCACGCCCTCCTGGCAGCCCGCGCCATTGCGCCCCGCCAGCTGGCCCTCGTTGTCCGGCACGAACGCGATCTCGTCGCAGCCCACGTGTCCGCCCTGGATCCCGAGGCCGTCATCGTGGACCAGGACGACACCCCGGGTACGGGCCGCGCCGTGCAGGTGGCACTGGAAGCGCTCGACGCCCTTGGTGAACTGAGCGGCACCGTGGTGGTCACCTATGGCGACGTCCCCCTCCTGACCGGCGAGCTTCTGGGCGAGCTGGTTGCGGCCCACGAGGCCGAACACAATGCGGTCACCGTCCTCACCGCCGTGCTGGACGACGCCACCGGCTACGGCCGTATCCTGCGCGCCGCGGACGGCACCGTGACCGGTATCCGCGAACACAAGGACGCCACCGACGCCGAACGCGCCATCCGCGAGGTCAATTCCGGCATCTACGCCTTTGAAGCCTCCGTGCTGCGCGCCGCCCTGGCCCAGGTCACCACGGACAACGCGCAGGGTGAGATGTACCTCACCGACGTTATCGGCCTGGCGCGCGACGCCGGAGGCCGGGTTTCCGCCGTCGTCACCGAAGACCGTTGGCAGGTTGAGGGCGCAAACGACCGCATCCAGCTCTCGGCGCTCGGCGCCGAGCACAACCGCCGCATCATCGAGTCGTGGATGCGTGCCGGTGTGACGGTGGTTGATCCGGCCACCACCTGGATCGACGCCACGGTGACCCTCGACGAGGACGTCCGCCTGCTGCCGAACACCCAGCTGCACGGCACCACCACGGTGGCGCGCGACGCCGTCGTCGGCCCTGACACCACCCTGACCGACGTGGTGGTGGGCGAGGCCGCCAAGGTGACCCGCACGCACGGCTCCGGTTCCACGATCGGCGCCAAGGCCAGCGTGGGACCGTTCACCTACCTCCGCCCGGGCACCGTGCTGGGCGAGACCGGCAAGATCGGTGCGTTCTACGAGACCAAGAACGTGACCATCGGCCGGGGCTCCAAGCTGTCCCACCTCGGGTACGCCGGCGACGCCGAAATCGGCGAGGACACCAACATCGGCTGCGGCAACATCACCGCCAATTACGACGGCGAGAAGAAGCACCGCACCGTGATCGGTTCCGGCGTCCGGACGGGCTCCAACACCGTCTTTGTTGCTCCCGTGACTGTGGGCGACGGCGCCTACAGCGGTGCCGGTACCGTCATCCGCAAGGACGTCCCGCCCGGAGCACTGGCGCTCAGCCTGGCCGCCCAGCGCAACGCCGACGGCTGGGTCCTGGCGAACCGCCAGGGCAGCAACTCGGCGCAGCTGGCCCAGGCAGCGCAGGAAGCCCTGCTGGCTGCCACCCCCCAAACCTCACAATCCCCGGCAACCATAGAAGAGGGCAAACAGGCATGA
- a CDS encoding ribose-phosphate diphosphokinase, with amino-acid sequence MSEITAHGEKKLVLAAGRAHPELAQEIAKELDTELLPIDAYDFANGEIYVRSAESVRGTDAFVIQAHPAPLNNWLMEQLIMIDSLKRASAKRITVVSPFYPYARQDKKGRGREPISARLVADLYKTAGADRIMSVDLHTSQIQGFFDGPVDHLMAIPLLADYIRTRVDADNITVVSPDTGRVRVAEQWAERLGGAPLAFVHKSRDLTVPNQAVSKTVVGQIEGRTCVLIDDMIDTGGTISGAVQVLKNAGAKDVIIACTHAVFSEPAAQRLAESGAREVVVTNTLPIPAEKRFPQLTVLSIAPLIARAIREVFDDGSVTSLFDGNA; translated from the coding sequence ATGAGCGAAATTACCGCACACGGCGAGAAGAAACTGGTTCTCGCCGCCGGAAGGGCACATCCGGAGCTGGCGCAGGAAATCGCCAAGGAGCTGGACACCGAGCTCCTGCCCATTGACGCCTACGACTTCGCCAACGGGGAAATCTACGTCCGCTCCGCGGAAAGCGTCCGCGGTACGGATGCCTTCGTCATCCAGGCGCACCCGGCCCCGCTGAACAACTGGCTCATGGAACAGCTGATCATGATCGACTCGCTCAAGCGCGCCTCGGCCAAGCGGATCACCGTTGTCTCGCCGTTCTACCCGTACGCCCGGCAGGACAAGAAGGGCCGCGGCCGCGAGCCCATCTCCGCCCGCCTCGTGGCCGACCTCTACAAGACCGCCGGCGCCGACCGCATCATGTCCGTGGACCTGCACACCTCGCAGATCCAGGGCTTCTTCGACGGCCCCGTGGACCACCTGATGGCGATCCCGCTGCTGGCAGACTACATCCGCACCCGCGTGGACGCGGACAACATCACCGTTGTCTCGCCGGACACCGGCCGCGTCCGCGTCGCCGAACAGTGGGCCGAACGCCTGGGCGGCGCCCCGCTGGCCTTCGTGCACAAGAGCCGCGACCTGACGGTGCCGAACCAGGCCGTCTCCAAGACCGTGGTGGGCCAGATCGAGGGCCGCACCTGTGTCCTCATCGATGACATGATCGACACCGGCGGAACGATCTCGGGTGCCGTCCAGGTCCTCAAGAACGCCGGTGCCAAGGACGTCATCATCGCCTGCACGCACGCCGTGTTCTCCGAGCCGGCCGCCCAGCGCCTGGCCGAGTCCGGTGCCCGCGAAGTGGTTGTCACCAACACGCTCCCGATTCCCGCCGAGAAGCGCTTCCCGCAGCTCACCGTGCTGTCGATCGCGCCGTTGATCGCCCGCGCCATCCGCGAAGTGTTCGACGACGGCTCCGTCACCAGCCTCTTCGACGGCAACGCCTGA
- a CDS encoding 50S ribosomal protein L25/general stress protein Ctc, which yields MSEQKLTAELRTEFGKGFARRAREAGLIPAVIYGHGAEPIHINLPGRATTLAVRVSNALLSIDVEGELHLAMVKDIQRDPIKQIIEHVDLQTVQSGEKVTVNVAVHITGEVAPGAVASQEATTVSLEAEATHLPTSVEVSIEGRKAGENIHASDLVLPQGSALLSDGDALVVRISEAAGEAAEEAATA from the coding sequence ATGTCTGAGCAGAAGCTCACCGCAGAACTGCGCACCGAATTCGGCAAGGGCTTCGCCCGCCGTGCACGCGAAGCCGGCCTGATCCCGGCCGTCATCTACGGCCACGGCGCCGAGCCCATCCACATCAACCTGCCGGGCCGCGCCACCACCCTGGCCGTCCGCGTTTCCAACGCCCTGCTGTCCATCGACGTCGAGGGTGAACTGCACCTGGCCATGGTCAAGGACATCCAGCGCGACCCGATCAAGCAGATCATCGAGCACGTTGACCTGCAGACCGTCCAGTCCGGCGAGAAGGTCACCGTCAACGTGGCCGTCCACATCACCGGTGAAGTTGCTCCGGGCGCCGTTGCCAGCCAGGAAGCCACCACCGTTTCCCTCGAAGCTGAAGCCACGCACCTGCCGACCTCCGTTGAGGTCAGCATTGAAGGCCGCAAGGCCGGCGAGAACATCCACGCTTCGGACCTCGTCCTCCCGCAGGGTTCCGCACTGCTCTCCGATGGCGACGCCCTGGTGGTCCGCATCTCCGAGGCTGCAGGCGAAGCCGCTGAAGAAGCAGCAACCGCCTAG
- a CDS encoding ABC-F family ATP-binding cassette domain-containing protein, which produces MAHLLGGENLTVSYATRTVLDGITLGLEEGDRIGMVGRNGDGKSTLMRLLAMRSTPDSGRVTKRGDVNIGYLDQSDVLDGDLTVGAAIVGDQADYEWARNPQIREVMGGLVSDVDWHANVHALSGGQKRRVALAKLLIEDHDVIMLDEPTNHLDVEGVAWLSRHLKSRWRANQGAFLVVTHDRWFLDEVCTKTWEIHDGIMDPFDGGYAAYVLARAERDRSASVMESKRQQLVKKELAWLRRGAPARTAKPKFRIEAANALIADVPEPRDSTALSRMATARLGKDVLDLENVSLDFLGGDAGQKLFDNITLRLAPGERLGLVGVNGAGKTTLLKLLNGQIEPTSGRLKRGKTVVTAVLTQEVKELDDVSDLRVIEVIEREKRSFNVGGKEFTAGQLVEQLGFTNEKQWTPVKDLSGGERRRLQLLRLLVGEPNVLMLDEPTNDLDTDTLAAVEDVLDGWPGTLVVVSHDRYLLERVTDHQMALLGDGKIRPLPRGVDQYLELRESALAGSTITGGGNPVTGSSGSTAPAATGASEAEKRDARKAKNRIERQLGKVEQQEKKIHEQMVKSTAENDFDALAEQNKKLKDLTGEREALELEWLEALEVLGE; this is translated from the coding sequence TTGGCACACCTTCTTGGCGGCGAGAACCTCACGGTTTCGTACGCGACGCGCACCGTCCTGGACGGCATCACCCTCGGACTCGAAGAAGGTGACCGGATCGGCATGGTGGGCCGGAACGGCGACGGCAAGTCCACGCTGATGCGCCTGCTGGCCATGCGCTCCACCCCGGACTCTGGCCGGGTGACCAAGCGCGGCGACGTCAACATCGGCTACCTGGACCAGAGCGACGTGCTCGACGGCGACCTCACCGTCGGTGCTGCGATCGTCGGCGACCAGGCGGACTACGAATGGGCCCGCAATCCCCAGATCCGCGAGGTCATGGGCGGCCTGGTGTCCGACGTCGACTGGCACGCCAACGTCCACGCCCTCTCCGGCGGGCAGAAGCGGCGTGTGGCCCTCGCCAAGCTCCTCATCGAGGACCACGACGTCATCATGCTGGACGAACCCACCAACCACCTCGACGTCGAAGGCGTCGCCTGGCTGTCCAGGCACCTGAAGTCCCGCTGGCGCGCCAACCAGGGCGCCTTCCTGGTGGTCACCCACGACCGCTGGTTCCTCGACGAAGTCTGCACCAAGACCTGGGAAATCCACGACGGCATCATGGATCCGTTCGACGGCGGCTACGCGGCCTACGTGCTGGCCCGCGCCGAGCGCGATCGCTCGGCCTCCGTGATGGAAAGCAAGCGCCAGCAGCTGGTGAAGAAGGAGCTGGCATGGCTGCGCCGCGGCGCCCCGGCCCGCACCGCCAAGCCCAAGTTCCGGATCGAGGCCGCCAACGCCCTGATCGCCGACGTCCCCGAGCCGCGCGACTCCACGGCACTGAGCAGGATGGCCACGGCACGCCTGGGCAAGGACGTCCTGGACCTGGAAAACGTATCGCTGGACTTCCTCGGCGGCGACGCCGGGCAGAAGCTCTTCGACAACATCACGCTGCGGCTGGCACCGGGGGAGCGGCTGGGCCTGGTGGGCGTCAACGGCGCCGGCAAGACCACCCTGCTGAAGCTCCTCAACGGCCAGATCGAGCCGACGTCGGGCAGGCTCAAGCGCGGCAAGACCGTGGTCACCGCGGTGCTCACCCAGGAAGTCAAAGAGCTCGACGACGTCTCGGACTTGCGCGTCATCGAAGTGATCGAGCGCGAAAAGCGCTCCTTCAACGTGGGCGGCAAGGAATTCACCGCCGGCCAGCTCGTGGAGCAGCTTGGCTTTACCAACGAGAAGCAGTGGACCCCCGTCAAGGATCTCTCCGGCGGTGAGCGCCGGCGCCTCCAACTCCTGCGCCTGCTGGTGGGGGAGCCTAACGTCCTGATGCTCGATGAGCCCACCAACGACCTCGATACCGACACCCTCGCCGCCGTCGAGGACGTCCTGGACGGCTGGCCCGGCACGCTCGTGGTGGTCAGCCACGACCGCTACCTTCTGGAGCGCGTCACGGACCACCAGATGGCGCTCCTGGGCGACGGCAAGATCCGCCCCCTGCCGCGCGGCGTGGACCAGTACCTGGAGCTCCGCGAATCCGCCCTGGCCGGTTCCACTATCACCGGCGGCGGCAACCCCGTCACCGGCTCCAGCGGCAGCACCGCCCCCGCGGCCACGGGAGCCTCCGAAGCCGAAAAGCGCGACGCCCGCAAGGCCAAGAACCGGATCGAACGCCAGCTGGGCAAGGTGGAACAGCAGGAAAAGAAGATCCACGAGCAGATGGTCAAAAGCACCGCCGAGAACGACTTCGACGCCCTGGCCGAACAAAACAAAAAGCTCAAGGACCTCACCGGGGAGCGCGAAGCCCTGGAGCTCGAATGGTTGGAAGCCCTGGAAGTCCTCGGCGAGTAA
- the pth gene encoding aminoacyl-tRNA hydrolase, which translates to MTDTWLIVGLGNPGNEYSHNRHNVGQMVLDELASRAGGSFKVHKSRAQVVEGRLGIGGPRVVLAKPMTYMNVSGGPVAGLSKFFDIAPDHVIAVHDEIDIPFNTVKLKIGGGEGGHNGLRDISKALATKDYLRVRVGVGRPPGRMDTADYVLKDFATAEKKELPFLLDEAADAVELLMKEGLLAAQQRFHPAKA; encoded by the coding sequence ATGACAGACACCTGGCTGATCGTCGGCCTTGGCAACCCCGGAAACGAATACAGCCACAACCGCCACAATGTGGGCCAGATGGTGCTGGACGAGCTCGCCTCGCGCGCAGGCGGAAGCTTCAAGGTCCACAAGTCACGGGCGCAGGTGGTGGAGGGCCGGCTGGGCATCGGCGGCCCCCGCGTGGTGCTGGCAAAGCCCATGACCTACATGAACGTCTCGGGCGGCCCTGTGGCAGGCCTCAGCAAGTTCTTCGACATCGCCCCTGACCACGTGATCGCCGTCCATGACGAAATCGACATCCCCTTCAACACGGTCAAGCTGAAGATCGGCGGGGGCGAAGGCGGCCACAACGGCCTCCGGGACATCTCCAAAGCCCTGGCCACCAAGGACTATCTGCGGGTTCGCGTAGGAGTCGGCCGGCCGCCGGGGCGCATGGATACAGCGGACTATGTGCTCAAGGATTTCGCCACGGCCGAAAAGAAGGAGCTGCCGTTCCTGCTCGATGAAGCAGCGGATGCGGTTGAGCTCCTCATGAAGGAGGGGCTGTTGGCCGCCCAGCAGCGTTTCCACCCCGCAAAGGCCTGA
- a CDS encoding helix-turn-helix transcriptional regulator, which produces MSHLVVSSLDEAPHVLHLRTPTTDNASAYSSFGFMLARLPQKYLGSPTGILQGIAAMIRQDAGDRDVVIVVDNPVGMDDMSTGVLMNILITGTARIIAIAPHVSDLPADFHWLVQDGRLSEVTLETLTQQQTGELLSAMLGHRLTKALISKLHAMTGGNPLLLESIVTEQRHSGNLVLVDSVWTLRGDVVLEGGHGLEEIVRSRWSRETREAKEVIEMLACARRVPLAVLATVYSAKTLADMEESGLLHVDDGAERWASLRLQYMADIVRGWLTVPRRRKLREKLLERNEPNLADMTAEDLMVYAAWAHDCQVELDPAHALAAARACVQLFDPVFAITCAESIRRSDAEWAGGQREKAAAFILLSDSKQALTAVEDVTEEQLDALPIRDLATYAAVRCTAMRGVAGQAGLVPHVLDEARDRLGRLSEDAESEEYARALRRLDLEEYVHAAYSGEYLRVMERLEKASADRTVSHLSHSIHSSIILIEAYAMTGREMDALRLVEDTGQRIAEASHAGAFWEHFRLRAFCATLAAGHWRSCLRLLASGPAATPSELQYRGAVLELAIGMANLFAGRGPEALESLLPAAAQLEHRPVMNLLPVAYAATAFAYAQIGDSSNAYKYLSLEGVDGWAGGFVTNWAREFCTDMARRWLGEPDARERLITAAKEDIAQQRYTTAGINLVGATVNGRDEDFLLMEQVASHRQGALARLSALMAKGSLGHSSRIMLEAADLAASLELDAMEARCVALALDYARQASDQAASRLAKARLDRLSQVVVELPVVPQGNAPLLTERERQIARLAGRGVSNRDIARDIGVSVRTVEGHLYQVFSKLSVSSRRDLLGLI; this is translated from the coding sequence ATGAGCCACTTGGTGGTTTCTTCCTTGGACGAGGCGCCGCATGTCCTTCACCTCCGCACCCCCACCACCGACAATGCATCGGCCTACAGCTCCTTCGGCTTCATGCTTGCCCGGCTCCCGCAGAAGTACCTGGGTTCCCCCACCGGGATCCTTCAGGGCATCGCCGCCATGATCCGGCAGGATGCCGGGGACCGTGACGTGGTGATAGTCGTCGACAACCCGGTGGGGATGGACGACATGAGCACCGGCGTCCTCATGAATATTCTGATCACCGGCACGGCCCGCATCATCGCCATTGCACCGCACGTCAGCGACCTGCCCGCGGACTTCCACTGGCTGGTCCAGGACGGCCGGCTCTCCGAAGTCACCCTGGAAACGCTCACGCAGCAGCAGACAGGTGAACTCCTCTCCGCCATGCTCGGGCACCGCCTCACCAAGGCGCTCATCAGCAAACTCCACGCAATGACGGGCGGCAACCCGCTGCTCCTGGAATCAATCGTCACCGAACAGAGGCACAGCGGAAACCTTGTGCTGGTCGATTCCGTGTGGACCTTGCGCGGCGACGTGGTGCTGGAGGGAGGCCACGGCCTCGAGGAGATCGTCCGCTCCAGGTGGTCCCGGGAAACCCGGGAAGCCAAGGAAGTCATTGAAATGCTGGCCTGCGCCCGTCGGGTGCCGCTAGCGGTCCTGGCCACCGTGTACAGCGCCAAGACCTTGGCGGACATGGAGGAATCCGGCCTGCTGCACGTGGACGACGGCGCCGAACGCTGGGCCTCCCTGCGGCTGCAGTACATGGCGGACATCGTCCGCGGCTGGCTGACGGTGCCGCGACGGCGCAAACTGCGTGAAAAGCTGCTCGAGCGCAACGAGCCCAACCTTGCCGATATGACGGCGGAGGACCTCATGGTCTATGCCGCCTGGGCACATGACTGCCAGGTGGAGCTCGACCCCGCGCACGCCCTCGCCGCGGCCAGGGCTTGCGTCCAGCTCTTCGACCCGGTGTTCGCCATCACGTGTGCCGAGAGCATCCGCCGCTCCGACGCCGAATGGGCGGGGGGACAACGCGAAAAGGCCGCCGCGTTCATTCTTCTCTCTGACAGCAAACAAGCCCTGACCGCCGTGGAGGATGTCACCGAAGAGCAGCTCGACGCCCTGCCGATCAGGGATCTTGCGACCTACGCGGCAGTGCGCTGCACAGCGATGCGCGGCGTGGCCGGGCAAGCCGGACTGGTTCCCCACGTCCTTGACGAGGCCCGGGACCGGCTCGGACGGCTCTCCGAGGACGCGGAAAGCGAGGAGTACGCGCGCGCACTCCGCCGCCTTGACCTTGAGGAATACGTCCACGCCGCCTATTCCGGGGAGTACCTGCGCGTCATGGAGCGGTTGGAGAAAGCATCTGCGGACCGCACGGTTTCCCATCTTTCGCACAGCATCCATAGCAGCATCATCCTCATTGAGGCCTATGCCATGACAGGGCGCGAAATGGACGCGCTCCGCCTGGTCGAAGACACCGGACAGCGGATCGCCGAGGCTTCCCATGCGGGGGCGTTCTGGGAGCATTTCCGGCTGCGTGCTTTCTGCGCAACCCTGGCTGCGGGGCACTGGCGCAGTTGCCTGCGGCTGCTTGCGTCCGGACCTGCGGCCACGCCCTCGGAACTGCAATACCGGGGTGCAGTCCTGGAACTCGCCATCGGCATGGCCAATCTGTTCGCAGGACGCGGTCCGGAGGCGCTTGAATCGCTGTTGCCGGCTGCAGCGCAGCTGGAGCACAGGCCGGTCATGAACCTGCTCCCCGTTGCTTACGCTGCCACTGCGTTCGCCTATGCCCAAATCGGTGATTCCAGCAACGCCTACAAATACCTGTCACTGGAAGGCGTGGACGGGTGGGCCGGCGGCTTCGTGACCAACTGGGCGCGGGAATTCTGCACGGACATGGCCCGCCGCTGGCTCGGCGAACCAGACGCCAGGGAAAGGCTGATCACTGCCGCCAAGGAAGACATCGCGCAGCAGCGCTACACCACCGCGGGAATCAACCTGGTAGGGGCCACGGTCAACGGGCGGGACGAGGACTTCCTGCTGATGGAGCAGGTGGCCTCGCACCGTCAAGGCGCACTGGCCCGATTGTCGGCGCTGATGGCCAAGGGCAGCCTGGGCCACAGCTCCCGCATCATGCTGGAGGCCGCCGACCTGGCGGCGAGCCTGGAACTTGATGCCATGGAGGCCCGCTGCGTGGCACTGGCACTTGACTACGCCCGGCAAGCTTCGGACCAAGCCGCATCACGGCTGGCCAAGGCGAGGCTGGACAGGCTATCGCAGGTGGTGGTCGAGTTGCCGGTGGTGCCGCAGGGCAACGCTCCGCTGCTGACAGAGCGTGAGCGGCAGATTGCCCGCCTTGCGGGTCGCGGCGTGTCGAACCGGGACATCGCGAGGGACATCGGCGTCTCTGTGCGGACGGTCGAAGGCCACTTGTACCAGGTGTTTTCCAAGCTGAGCGTATCCTCCCGGCGAGATCTCCTTGGCCTCATCTAA
- a CDS encoding TetR/AcrR family transcriptional regulator: MTGPQRRAQLIGIGRALFAARGMDSTTIEEIAAAAGVSKPVIYEHFGSKEGLYTQVVELEFQILLESINEALAAEAKPRVLVERAALALLGYIEDRTDGFRILMRDAPPSQPEGAFSTLLSHVTARVEHLLSDEFARRGFSTADGAMYAQMLVGMVAMTGQWWLDSREPDKRAVAAHLVNLAWNGLTGLQKEPELKSEA, from the coding sequence ATGACCGGCCCGCAGCGGCGTGCCCAGCTCATCGGAATCGGCCGCGCCCTGTTCGCGGCCCGAGGCATGGACAGCACCACCATCGAGGAGATCGCCGCCGCGGCAGGCGTCTCCAAGCCAGTCATCTACGAGCACTTCGGCTCCAAGGAAGGGCTCTACACCCAGGTGGTGGAGCTCGAATTCCAGATCCTGCTCGAGTCCATCAACGAGGCCCTCGCCGCCGAAGCCAAGCCCCGCGTTCTCGTGGAACGCGCCGCACTCGCGCTGCTCGGCTACATCGAGGACCGCACCGACGGTTTCCGCATCCTCATGCGCGACGCCCCGCCCTCCCAGCCCGAGGGCGCCTTCTCCACGCTGCTCTCCCACGTGACCGCCCGCGTGGAGCACCTGCTCTCCGACGAATTCGCCCGCCGCGGCTTCAGCACCGCCGACGGCGCCATGTACGCCCAGATGCTGGTGGGCATGGTGGCGATGACGGGCCAATGGTGGTTGGACAGCCGCGAACCCGACAAACGCGCCGTGGCGGCCCACCTGGTCAACCTCGCCTGGAACGGCCTCACAGGCCTGCAAAAGGAGCCGGAGCTGAAGTCCGAGGCTTAG